A region of Sulfurovum sp. DNA encodes the following proteins:
- the gspG gene encoding type II secretion system major pseudopilin GspG, with product MNRNFTAQDDTLRNGFSLIELLIVIVILGGLIAVVAPGLMDSADQAKRDTVCLKMNDLKKRLDMFKLDNGVYPDTEEGFEALLSNPDPEKYPNYRVKPYLKKLPKDSWRSPFVYINKGDDVELISFAADRKEGGEENNKDILFSQCNK from the coding sequence ATGAATAGAAATTTTACTGCACAGGATGATACACTTAGAAATGGTTTCTCGCTGATTGAACTTCTTATTGTTATTGTTATTCTTGGTGGACTAATTGCTGTTGTTGCCCCTGGTCTTATGGACTCAGCAGATCAGGCAAAAAGAGATACAGTTTGCCTAAAAATGAATGATCTCAAGAAACGTTTAGATATGTTTAAACTTGATAATGGGGTCTACCCTGATACAGAAGAAGGATTTGAGGCACTACTGAGTAATCCTGACCCAGAAAAATACCCTAACTATCGTGTCAAACCCTACCTAAAAAAACTACCAAAAGATTCATGGAGAAGCCCATTTGTCTACATCAACAAAGGAGATGATGTCGAACTCATCTCCTTTGCAGCAGACAGAAAAGAGGGGGGGGAAGAAAACAACAAAGATATTCTCTTTTCTCAGTGTAACAAGTAA
- a CDS encoding prepilin-type N-terminal cleavage/methylation domain-containing protein has translation MKTLRSAFTLVEILISVMILSGAIVYVLKLHSQSREQIIYVSQHNKHTLEDSLFLSKNIFRYHKSKKSAYDLLPKSLKPRHFQSRDILKKLERNIYIPEPINLLSKEEEETQNLSAAAEEIKLKGNYSSYFFRFNMHF, from the coding sequence TTGAAAACACTTCGTTCAGCATTTACACTCGTTGAAATACTTATCTCTGTCATGATACTCTCAGGAGCAATTGTTTACGTTTTGAAACTTCACTCTCAAAGTAGAGAGCAAATTATTTATGTATCGCAGCACAATAAGCATACGCTTGAAGATTCACTATTTCTCTCAAAAAATATATTTCGCTATCATAAAAGTAAAAAAAGTGCTTATGATCTGTTACCAAAATCCTTAAAACCACGTCATTTTCAAAGTAGAGATATTCTCAAAAAGCTTGAGCGAAATATCTATATTCCAGAACCAATTAACCTGCTTTCAAAAGAAGAAGAAGAGACACAGAACTTGTCTGCCGCAGCAGAAGAGATTAAGCTCAAAGGAAATTACTCCTCTTACTTTTTTAGGTTCAACATGCATTTTTAG
- a CDS encoding prepilin-type N-terminal cleavage/methylation domain-containing protein, which produces MSFLVTKKGRKGFSLMELLIVIFIISLIYFLGFGGMEKREKISEILTPLTLKKILTQNPLFARKGTLICINNCHSCYFREDISTPFKPYNGKVNLADAKVYTLNNNNNLQKMDYGRYQDKKICFKFNIYRNGSTSQLIVHTKKGIYFLPAYFGEPTEVTSLQQAKSLWLAHAHDLSRRGDFY; this is translated from the coding sequence ATGTCCTTTCTTGTGACTAAAAAAGGAAGAAAAGGCTTCTCCTTGATGGAGCTTCTAATCGTTATCTTCATCATCTCTCTTATCTATTTTCTCGGCTTTGGGGGTATGGAAAAAAGAGAAAAGATTTCAGAGATACTCACTCCTCTTACACTAAAAAAAATACTTACCCAAAATCCATTATTTGCCAGAAAAGGTACCTTGATTTGTATTAACAACTGTCATTCATGCTACTTTAGAGAAGATATCTCTACTCCATTTAAACCCTACAATGGGAAGGTAAACCTTGCAGATGCAAAGGTATATACACTGAACAACAATAATAATCTACAAAAGATGGATTATGGGCGCTACCAAGATAAAAAGATATGCTTTAAGTTTAATATTTACCGCAATGGAAGCACGTCGCAACTTATTGTACATACAAAAAAAGGTATCTACTTTCTTCCTGCCTATTTTGGTGAACCCACAGAGGTTACATCACTACAGCAAGCAAAATCACTTTGGCTTGCCCATGCTCATGATCTTAGCAGACGGGGGGATTTTTATTGA